A region of Haloplanus sp. XH21 DNA encodes the following proteins:
- a CDS encoding BolA family protein — protein MDTAEVERLIEEGIEDADATVTKPRVPDEDHEDAHFAAVVVSPAFEDLSLVQQHELVYDALDGYMTTDIHALEMKTYTPEAYEEHGPEA, from the coding sequence ATGGACACTGCCGAGGTCGAACGACTCATCGAGGAGGGCATCGAGGACGCCGACGCGACGGTCACCAAGCCCCGCGTGCCCGACGAGGACCACGAGGACGCCCACTTCGCCGCCGTCGTCGTCTCGCCGGCCTTCGAGGACCTGTCGCTCGTCCAGCAACACGAACTCGTCTACGACGCGCTCGACGGCTACATGACGACCGACATCCACGCCCTGGAGATGAAGACTTACACGCCCGAGGCGTACGAGGAACACGGCCCCGAGGCGTAG
- a CDS encoding ArsR family transcriptional regulator, whose protein sequence is MDSAVLLDLLGNENRRRILRLLSRKPCYVTEISEYLGVSPKAVIDHLRKLEEAGLVESHTDDQRRKYFHISRNLRLEVSVSPYGFGVKSAYPANPSLDMNGRCRHLSLDTPAQADDDVGELAAAFDQLQTLENELSLAQRWVYGRVTEILDRLDDHLGVDADSRFHAEVLAAVATASGTTAEIVDAVEAPTDAVRGALNTLADRGLIEREGDEWRLA, encoded by the coding sequence ATGGACTCGGCGGTACTACTCGATCTCCTCGGCAACGAGAACCGCCGGCGGATCCTTCGACTGCTGTCTCGAAAGCCCTGTTATGTCACCGAGATCAGCGAGTATCTCGGCGTGAGTCCGAAGGCGGTCATCGACCATCTCCGGAAACTGGAGGAGGCGGGACTGGTCGAGAGTCACACCGACGATCAGCGTCGGAAATACTTCCATATCTCGCGCAACCTTCGCCTCGAGGTGAGCGTCTCGCCGTACGGGTTCGGCGTCAAGAGCGCCTATCCGGCGAATCCGAGTCTCGACATGAACGGCCGCTGTCGACACCTCTCGCTCGACACGCCGGCCCAGGCCGACGACGACGTCGGCGAACTCGCGGCGGCGTTCGACCAGTTGCAGACGCTGGAGAACGAACTCTCCCTGGCCCAGCGGTGGGTGTACGGCCGGGTCACGGAGATCCTCGACCGCCTCGACGACCACCTCGGCGTCGACGCCGACAGCCGGTTCCACGCGGAGGTGCTCGCCGCGGTTGCGACGGCCTCCGGCACGACGGCGGAGATCGTCGACGCCGTCGAGGCGCCGACCGACGCCGTCCGAGGGGCGCTGAACACGCTCGCCGACCGCGGGTTGATCGAGCGCGAGGGCGACGAGTGGCGACTCGCCTGA